From Vanessa cardui chromosome 11, ilVanCard2.1, whole genome shotgun sequence, the proteins below share one genomic window:
- the LOC124533588 gene encoding UDP-glucosyltransferase 2-like, translating to MLKLAILLYFVRLCHSSKILVVFPVPEKRHGILSDSLVKALLEEGHEMTYVTKFPQKTKLHNLEYVDISSNIEYDSEHYWPTPENKGNNSLHMENLGLKYAQRALLHPNMQELMMNTTSSFDLIIAEWFYSGLLAPLSPLYECPLIWYSSTDVSWKSIGLVSSEVNTLSLYNPGLSIIERIHHFWRQFNEIVQNYYHISSKELPAYEKSFRDAFKNRERVLPNYETVVHNSSLLFINSHVYLDQLSGLPTNAKYIGGHHMEEIAQPLPKNLKKIMDDCKDGVIYVDLETRLFSQNLQEFIMQELIEAFGQIKQTVIWKYDEILVNLPKNLYTMKRPPQQSILSHANTVAFVNLGDLVSIIEAAHYGVPVIGIPVMDDQIAHMDSVIEKKWGLKIDFNNKLSWKILDAIDTIENDKSFLTGAKAAQSILRYRLTTPRKEFQHWIQMIINTRGAPHLRSSNPTVSTLEKYNIDIILLVIMLLWFFSKVIKVFKVHFNNTSDDLDKKDL from the exons ATGTTAAAACttgcaatattattatactttgtaAGGTTGTGTCACAGTAGTAAAATTCTTGTGGTATTCCCCGTGCCGGAGAAGAGACATGGCATCCTCAGTGACTCCCTTGTGAAGGCGCTTTTGGAAGAAGGACACGAG atgACGTATGTGACGAAATTTCCACAAAAGACGAAACTGCACAATTTGGAATATGTTGACATAAGTTCAAATATCGAATATGATTCAG AACACTACTGGCCGACGCCAGAAAACAAAGGTAACAACTCCTTGCACATGGAGAACCTCGGATTAAAATATGCGCAGCGAGCTCTGTTACATCCAAACATGCAGGAGTTGATGATGAATACGACGAGTTCATTCGATCTGATCATTGCAGAATGGTTTTACTCTGGACTACTTGCACC GCTGTCACCACTGTATGAATGTCCTCTAATCTGGTACTCATCAACAGACGTTTCTTGGAAATCAATTGGCTTAGTGAGCTCAGAAGTCAATACATTGTCTTTATACAATCCAGGATTATCTATTATTGAGAGAATACATCACTTTTGGAGGCAGTTTAACGAGATTGTTCAGAATTA CTACCACATCAGCTCCAAAGAGCTCCCAGCGTATGAAAAAAGTTTTCGTGATGCTTTCAAAAATCGTGAACGAGTACTTCCTAACTATGAAACGGTCGTACATAATAGTTCCTTACTATTTATTAACTCACATGTTTATCTTGATCAACTATCAGGTTTGCCCACAAATGCTAAATATATAGGAGGTCATCATATGGAGGAAATAGCACAGCCGTTGCCAAAG aatttgaaaaaaataatggatgattgtaaagatGGTGTAATCTACGTAGATTTAGAAACTAGGCTGTTCAGTCAGAATTTGCAAGAATTCATTATGCAGGAGTTAATAGAAGCGTTTggtcaaataaaacaaaccgtGATATGGAAGTACGATGAAATCTTAGTCAATTTACCAAAGAATCTTTATACAATGAAGAGACCGCCACAGCAAAGCATACTGA GTCATGCAAATACTGTTGCGTTTGTCAACCTTGGCGATTTGGTGTCAATAATTGAAGCTGCTCACTATGGCGTGCCTGTGATTGGCATCCCAGTGATGGACGATCAGATTGCACACATGGATTCcgtgatagaaaaaaaatgggGACTCaagattgattttaataataaattgtcgtGGAAGATTCTAGACGCTATTGATACGATTGAAAACGATAAAAG CTTTCTAACGGGGGCGAAAGCAGCGCAATCAATACTTCGATACCGCTTGACAACTCCTCGGAAAGAATTCCAACACTGGATCCAAATGATAATCAACACTCGCGGAGCGCCACATCTACGCTCATCAAACCCAACTGTCTCGACTttagaaaaatacaatattgaCATAATTCTACTAGTTATTATGCTACTTTGGTTCTTTTCAAAAGTTATAAAGGTATTTAAAGtccattttaataatactagtgACGATTTAGATAAGAAGGACTTATGA